The genomic interval CGATCTATTCAGCAAGGCAGGAACCTTTGCAGGTAGCACACGGGAACGAATTATGGCCCAAAACCTGGCCTACCTGCTCTACGCCCTTCTCTACCCCAACCGCTTTCTGCTGGTGATCTCCGTCATGTCTCCCACGCTATTCGAACGTACCTCGGAACAGCGCCGAGAGGAGATTCAAACACTGGAAACAGAACTACTGGAGACTGTGTTGACTATAGTGGATGAGTCCATAGCCAATGGTGATTTCACCCTGCCCGTCCATATGGACCGAAAACAGGTGGCCTTTGCCAACTGGTCAACCAGCTTTGGCACTATCGCACTGCTCTCTCACGATACGGAGAGTTGCGAATGCAGGCGCGGGCTCTCCATCGGACGTGAACTATTCAATAGCATCAACCTCATTCTCGATGGTCTGAAATGGAAGCCCCTCAGCAGTGAGATTGATTCTGCAGCACTCATCCAACAGTTACTCGATGAGATATTCACCAAGGAGAGGCTGATGCTTGAATCCAAAGGCATAAACTTGGACCTGTCAGCTCCCACCGTAGCTGAAAAAAATCCACTCAAAATAATGAACAATATCTGAAGAACCCAGAATGAAAGAGAAACTATTCAACTTTGCTCTCAAACACCCTGTGTGGGTGATCCTTGCAGCACTGACCTTTGTACTTGCCTCGGCAGCCGGGGCCGGCAAGCTGGTCTTCAAGAGTGACTACCGGGTCTTCTTCGGTGAGGAGAATCCACAGCTCACCGCTTACGAAGAGATGCAGAAGGTCTACATCAAAAGTGATAACGTCGCCTTTGTGCTTGCGCCCAAAGATGGCAATACCTTCACGTCAAAACACCTGGAAGCCATCCGCCAGCTTACAGAAGCCGCTTGGCAGGTACCCTACTCCACCCGCGTAGACTCGGTAACCAACTATCAGTACAGCTGGGCCGAAGAGGATGACTTGATTGTCGAGGACCTGGCCCTCAATCCCCTGTCACTGAATCAGGCAGGGGTGGAGCGTGTACGCCATATAGCGACCACAGAGCCACTGATGGTGAACAAGCTTGTCTCCCCTGACGGCAAGGTCTCGGTGATCAACGTCGCTATCCAGCTACCGGGAATCAACCCGGTGGAAGAGGTGCCTGAGGTTACGCTCAAAGTACGTGAGATGACCCGTGATTTTCTTGAGAAAAACCCCGATTTCGAGGTCTACCTCTCGGGCATGGTGATGATGAACAACAGCTTTGCAGAGTCATCACTCAACGATAGCGCCACCCTTATCCCTCTGATGTTTGGCATTGTGATCCTCACCATGATTGTCATGCTGCGCACCTTTTCCGGCACCGTCTCAACCGTGGTGGTCATCATCTCCACCATTCTGACAACCATGGGGCTGGCTGGTTGGAGCGGTTTTTATCTGACCGGCCCCACCGCCAGTGCTCCCACCATGATCCTAACCCTGGCGGTGGCCGATTGTGTGCATATCCTCACCACCATGTTCTATGAAATGCGCCATGGTGTGGAGAAGCGTAAAGCGATTCTCGACAGCCTGCGGATCAACTTCCAGCCTATATTTCTCACCAGCCTTACCACGGCCATTGGTTTTCTGAGTATGAACTTCTCAGACTCTCCTCCCTTCCGTGACTTGGGCAACCTGGTCGCCGTCGGTGTCATGCTCGCCTTTGTTTTCTCTATCACCATCTTCCCCGCCCTGCTCTCGCTACTGCCGATCAAGGTCAAGCAGGTACATGAGGAGAAGAGCGACTTCATGAAAGGTCTCGCCCACTTTGTGGTGGCCCGCCGTCATCTGCTGCTGCCGGTCACAGCACTGATCATGACCGCCATGATGGTCTTTGCACCGATGAACGAGACCAATGACGACTTCGTTAAATACTTCGATACCAGTGTACCCTTTCGACAGGCAACCGATTTCATGCAGGAAAACCTCTCCGGTATGACTACCCTGGAGATATCCATAGAGAGTGGAGTCTCAAGCGGCGTCAATGCCCCGGCATTCCTCAAGACCCTGGACGAATTCAGCACTTGGCTAAGAGGGCAACCGGAGACCGACCACGTCAATACCCTGAGTGATACCATCAAGCGCCTCAACCGCAACATGCACGGTGATGACCCCAGCTGGTACAAGCTACCCGACACCCAAGAGATGGCGGCTCAATACCTGTTGCTCTACGAGATGTCCCTGCCCTATGGCCTGGACCTCAACAATCAGCTCAATGTGGACAAATCATCCACCCGCCTGATCGGCACCTTTAAAAACATCACCAGTAATGAGCAGATTGCCCTGGAAAGGCGCGTCTATAGCTGGTTCTCCACCAATGCACCCGAGTACAACGTAGTGGTCGCAAGTCCTGGTCTAATGTTTTCCCATATCGGTCAGCGCAACATCCAGAGCATGCTGCTGGGTATCACCATGGCGATATTGCTTATCTCCATCCTGCTTGGAATTGCATTGAAATCGGTACGCTTTGGACTGATCAGCCTGCTGCCCAATCTCACCCCTGCCGCCATCGGCTTTGGGCTCTGGTATCTGATTGATGGTCGCGTCGGTCTGGCACTCTCTGTGGTGGCCGGTATGACACTCGGTATCGTGGTTGATGACACCGTACACTTTCTCAGCAAGTACCTACACGCCCGCCGACACCGCGGTGCCGATTCACACCAGGCGGTAGAGTACGCCTTCGGCAGTGTCGGCCGTGCACTCTGGATCACCACCCTGGTACTGGTCTGCGGCTTCATGGTGCTGGCGCAATCAAGCTTCAAGCTAAATGCCGACATGGGTCTACTTACCGCCCTGACTATCTTAATTGCACTGGCGGTAGATTTTTTCTTCCTACCGCCACTGCTGATGAAACTTGATAACGAGTCTTCGACCGTCTCTGAAGGAGTAAATGAAAATGAACCGGTTCAGGAAACCATTTAACCTGCTGCTCACCGCCTGGCTGCTGACATCGGCCACTGCCATTTATGCAGAGACAGCCGAAGAGAAGGGCCTTGCCATTGCCAAAGAGAGCAAGGCACGGGACATCGGCTGGAGTGATATGCAGGCGGATATGAAGATGATCCTGCGCAACAAGCAGGGCCAGGAGAGCCTGCGTGAGATCCGTCTGAAATCACTGGAACTGGAGAGTGACGGCGACAAGAGCCTGAGCATCTTCGATAAACCCAGGGATGTAAAGGGTACCGCTTTTCTCAGCTTCTCCCACCCTGTAGGCGCAGATGACCAGTGGCTCTATCTGCCGGCACTGAAACGAGTCAAGCGCATCTCATCACGTAATAAATCCGGCCCATTCATGGGCTCAGAGTTCGCCTACGAGGATCTCACCTCTTTTGAGGTAGAGAAATACAGCTACAAATACATCGGTGACGAAACGGTCAATGGTGAAGAGAGCTTCAAGATAGAGCAGTACCCGGCAGATAAAAACTCCGGCTATACCCGTCGCATTGTCTGGCTCGATAAGGCGGAGTACCGTGCTCAGAAAACCGAGTTCTATGATCGAAAAAACAGCCTGCTCAAAACCCTCACTTTTGATGACTATCAGCAGTATCTTGGAAAATTCTGGCGTGCCAACAGATACACCATGGTTAATCACCAGAGTGGTAAAAGTACCGTACTGGATTGGCAGAACTACCGTTTTGGTACCGGCCTGAAGGATAGTGACTTCAACAAAAACAGCCTCAAGCGTGCGCGCTAGAAAACAGACAAAACCAAGCTATGAGAATACTCTTTGCCACCATTCTAATCACCATCAGCCTGACTGCCGCTGCTGAAGTTCCCTTTGAATTCAGCGGCAAGGCCGGTGCTGAATTGCGCCTGTTTACGGAGGATGCCCAGTATTCAGGACAGCAGGGAAACAGTAACCTCTCAGGCTTTATTGAACCCGAGTTCTTCTGGGATTTGAACGAGGGCAACGACACCCTAATCTTCAAGCCCTTCCTGCGAGTGGATCAAAATGACAGCCGACGCAGCCACGGCGATATCCGTGAGCTGATGTGGAATCACCTGGGTGATGACTGGGAGTTACGTGCAGGCCTCGGCAAGGTCTTCTGGGGAGTTACCGAATTCCAACACCTGGTAGACACCATCAATCAGACCGATGGTGTTGAAGATGTGGATGGTGAGGCTAAGCTGGGCCAGCCGATGATCAACCTCTCCCTGGTGCGGGACTGGGGAATTTTCGATCTATTTCTATTGCCCGGTTTTCGCGAGCGCACCTTTGTCGGCACCAGTGGCCGCCTGCGTACCGCATTAGTGGTGGACAGTGATCAGGCCGGCTATGAAGCAACCAATGAAGAGCAGCACCTGGACATTGCACTGCGCTGGAGTCACGCCATCGGCGACTACGATATAGGTTTGCACTGGTTTCATGGCACAAACCGTGATCCGCTTCTTGTCTCAGGCACTAAGGGCAGCACCCCGGTACTCATCCCATATTACGAACAGATGGATCAAGTTGGCCTTGATCTTCAGGCCACCATTGAGGCGTGGTTGTGGAAACTTGAGACCCTTTGGCGAAATACAAACAGCGCACAATACTGGGCCGCTCAAGGTGGCTTCGAATACACCATCGTCGGCATCAATGAAAGTTCAGCGGATCTCGGATTACTGATGGAGTACGGCTGGGATGAACGGGGCACCAGTGCGAGTGCAGTTATGCAGAATGATCTCTTCGTCGGCGCGAGACTCGCCCTCAACGATGAAGCCGGCGGTGAACTGTTGGCTGGTCTAGGCTACGACTTGGACTACAAGAGCAAGAGCGTGTTAATAGAGGCCAGTCGTCGCTTGGGAGATAACTGGAAGACGGGTATGAATGCACGCTTCTATTTTATTGACGACTCTTCTGACCCCATATCGAGTACCGCTGACGATAGTCACCTGATGTTTACACTGGAGCGCTATTTTTAAACTCAAGTTTCGGAGTTCAAATGACGTAAAAGGCCTTGGATAGGCCGTCCCTTCTCCCTCAGGAGGGTGTCGTAAAAGTCCTCTCTCCCCACCGGGGAGAGGGCTAGGGTGAGGGGGATCAATAGGTGACTTATTGATTTAATACACCCTCATCCTAACCTTCTCCCTCGTAGGGAGAAGGGATTGGAGCTTTTACGACACCCTCCTCAGGGAGAAGGATAGGATGAGGGAAATCAGAAGAATCAAAGCGTTAGCTTTTCAACTCCCCTCACCCCAACCCTCTCTCTGAGGGAGAGGGGGCTAACGAACTCCGACCCGTAAAGTGGCAATAACTCTCATTCATGGTCATAGAACCCTAGCCTGGATATTTCACCCGATCACTTTTGAAGAATGATAACTCATTGTTGATAATAGATATTTAATGAATATTAGTGAAGTGCAAGGTGTAACCGGGCATCGTTGAGTGCGTTTCGTCTATGTGCCGATGGCATTATTGCTAATTCTCTGGGTGCTACTACCCTTAATAGCAGGAGTTTGTTCACCACCCGATATCAAAACAGTTTCAGAGAAGCACTTTTCGATCATGGACAGAGAAGTTAATCGACAGACTCAACACCAACAACAGCCGGCTATCCCGCCGGATGTGGTGCTGAAAGAGCAGTTACACCTGCTCAATGCAAACGCCTTTACCGCCATCACTGTCAACCTGATTGTCTCGCTGGTTTTTGTCGCACTAATGCGTGAGCATGTCCCCCTTAGCCTATTGACCACCTGGCTGGCGGCACTATGTCTCACAGTAGCTGCACGTGGCGCGGTCGCTACAATCTGCAGCCGCACACCACTATCCCCGAGAAACATCCACACCTGGGCCAGACGTCACATCTACGGCGCGGCCACTACGGGTGTCTTGTGGGGGGCTGCCGGTATCATAATGACGTACTACGGCACAATGCCCCACCACTTGATGGCCGCATTTATTCTCGGTGGCGTTGCCGCAGGCGCGATGTCAACAACCGGTGCGCTACCCGGCACATATCTACTGTTTATACTCCCCATGCTCATACCTATCAACCTAACCTTTTACCTGGAGGGATATCTGGAGAGAGACGCGGACCATCTGCTCATGGGGGGGGCTGACTACACTCTACATAGTGGTCCTTCTGGTGACGTTCAACCGTTATCACCAGCTGTTACTTCGAAGTATCACACTGGGTTTCAATAACCTGCAGATACTCGAAAAGCTAAAGCAGAAAAACAGCCAGTTAAATCGGAGCGAGCAGCGGATGCGCGACATCACATCCAAACTGGCCGAGGGACTGGTGGTACTGGATAGAGACGCCCGAGTCTCCTATATGAATCCGGAGGCAGAACGTCTTCTCGGGTGGCCTGCTGACAAGCTTATAGGTAAAAGCCTGCATGAATGCATTCATCGCGATATCGACGGTAACCCGATCCACGAAGGTGACTGTGCTGTAACCAAGGCCTTTAAGGAGAGCCGTGTTTCCCGTATTGAGGACGATGAATTCATCCACCTGGACGGCTCACGTTTCCCCGTCTCCTTGATCGCCGCCCCAATGAGTGGAAATGATAGCGAGCAGGCCCTGGTCGTATCCTTCCAGGACATCACTGAGCGTAAAAATGCCGAGCGGAAACTAAAGGCTTCCGAAAGGCGTTTTCAGGATGTCGCCATGAGCTCAGCGGATTGGATCTGGGAGACAGACAGGGTAAGCGAGTCTTCGATTTCGTGATGCAAAACGGGACATCCGAGTCCCCCTTTTGCACTCAATCTTCGACAGCCTATTATTGCCCCGGCCGTCCCGGTCTCCAGCACTACGCAATAACATCGCAAGCTCGTTACTGCTTCGTCGCTGACTCCCGAGATGACTTGACGTCGCGTTCGTATGCGATCTTTGGATTCCCTCTGGCGCTATGCGCACGCCGGGCATCCAGTATCGCCTCGCGACTACCGGGGACTAACCGCCTCGGCTTTCAGCCTTCCTTGGCGGTCAGCGATGGAAAATATACCTACACCTCCGGCAGGGTGAAGGACATCCTCGGATACCAGCCGGAGGAGCTACTGGGAAAAACCCCCCTTGACCTGATGCCTGATAAGGAGGCGAAGCGAATTCAGGCGATCCTGAGCATGATCAGTGCCGAGAAAATACCTATTGTCGACCTCGAAAGCTGGAATCTGACTAAAGATGGGCAACAGGTATGCCTGCTGACCAGCGGCATACCTCTGCTGGATGACGACGGCATCCTTATGGGTTACCGCGGTATCGACAAGGACATCACTGAGCGCAAAAAGATGGAAGCTGAACTGGCACATATGGCGACCTATGATGAACTGACCGGCCTGTTAAACCGGCATGTATTGAACACTCTGCTTGAGGATGAGATCAGCCGCAGCGAAAGATACAACCGGGCATTCTCTGTATTTATGGTCGATATCGACTATTTTAAAGCGATCAACGACACCTACGGACATGATGCGGGGGATATCATTCTGAAAAAACTCGCTGGTCACATGCAGCAATTCATTCGCACCACTGACCACGCAGCCCGTTACGGCGGTGAAGAGTTTACGATCATACTTCCAGAGACCCCCATCCACAGTGCAATCACTCTGGCTGAGCGGCTGTGCAGAGATATCGAGGCTGTAAACTTCGAGCTGAACGGTGACAACGGCTTGACGGTGACCGTAAGTATTGGCGTATCGAGTTTCCCGCAACACGGCCCAGACCGGGATAGCCTGCTCATAGCAGCCGACAAGGCACTCTATAATGCCAAGGAGACAGGGAGAAACAGAGTTTCCAGTGCAGCTGACACTGCAGTGTCCAGTCCAGAATAAAGCATACCCAGCGGCCATTGCGGACGATGGAAATATTACTACTAGCCGGCCGGAGTCGACCCTGATCGGTATTCCAGCTATTCGCTCGCCACGGCCGACAACGAGTGATTGACATCAATCATGGGTGCAACATAAGTACTGTGATAGCGTGTCAGGGCGGATAGTGATGAATCTAATCTCTGGGAAAGGGTCTGTTTGCATGCCTGCTACATGGCAGAAAGTGCTGAACCGAGTAAGAGGAATCTAAACCAGTGGCACAAAATCAGGCACAGATCCCTTCAGGTGCTTTCAGGATTAAGGTCTTCGTGAGCTTTGCGATTCTTGTCGTAATTGCTTCACTCATTCTCACACTTGCTTTTTATTGGAACTTCCAAAGCCAATTGCGGCAGGATGTGAAAGAGAGGCTTCACGATGTCATTGCCATCGCCGCCCTCCAGATTGACGCAACAGCCCACAATACGCTGAAAGAGCCGAAGGATGAAGGCAGCCCAACCTACCTCAAACTCCGACGCGACCTTCAGAAAATCCGTGATGCGGCAACTGATATCCGCTATGTCTACACAATGAGACGGGGAGCGAATAATGAGATCGTATTTGTTCTGGATGCCGAGACCATTCCCGAAGAGATTGCACACCTGGGCGACATCTATGACGACGCCAGCGAATTGCTGGCAAAGAATTTCAACATGCTTGGCCGGCCCCTTGTAGAAGAGAACTTCTACACGGATAAATGGGGGACATGGCTCACGGGATATGCCCCGTTCTACACCAGTGACGGCCAACGAGCTGGCGTAGTCGGTATTGATATTGCCGCCAGTAACATTTTGGAGAAAGAACGCCGGCTCCTCCTGACTTTACTGCCAGCCCTTGCCGCTGTCATTTTAGTTATCCTGTTTCTGGCATGGTTAATTGGTAACTGGCTGGCCGGGGCGGCAACAACGGCGATGAACGCACTGTGGGAGAGCGAAGCACGGTTCAAAGCACTATCCGAAGCTGGA from Candidatus Sedimenticola sp. (ex Thyasira tokunagai) carries:
- a CDS encoding TetR/AcrR family transcriptional regulator; protein product: MSPRILDKESLHARELELLDTALSIIEKEGVAGLNMDKLAACVPYSKGTIYNHFNSKEDLLTGICCQGMRILTDLFSKAGTFAGSTRERIMAQNLAYLLYALLYPNRFLLVISVMSPTLFERTSEQRREEIQTLETELLETVLTIVDESIANGDFTLPVHMDRKQVAFANWSTSFGTIALLSHDTESCECRRGLSIGRELFNSINLILDGLKWKPLSSEIDSAALIQQLLDEIFTKERLMLESKGINLDLSAPTVAEKNPLKIMNNI
- a CDS encoding sensor domain-containing diguanylate cyclase; protein product: MTSRSYAIFGFPLALCARRASSIASRLPGTNRLGFQPSLAVSDGKYTYTSGRVKDILGYQPEELLGKTPLDLMPDKEAKRIQAILSMISAEKIPIVDLESWNLTKDGQQVCLLTSGIPLLDDDGILMGYRGIDKDITERKKMEAELAHMATYDELTGLLNRHVLNTLLEDEISRSERYNRAFSVFMVDIDYFKAINDTYGHDAGDIILKKLAGHMQQFIRTTDHAARYGGEEFTIILPETPIHSAITLAERLCRDIEAVNFELNGDNGLTVTVSIGVSSFPQHGPDRDSLLIAADKALYNAKETGRNRVSSAADTAVSSPE
- a CDS encoding PAS domain S-box protein — encoded protein: MRDITSKLAEGLVVLDRDARVSYMNPEAERLLGWPADKLIGKSLHECIHRDIDGNPIHEGDCAVTKAFKESRVSRIEDDEFIHLDGSRFPVSLIAAPMSGNDSEQALVVSFQDITERKNAERKLKASERRFQDVAMSSADWIWETDRVSESSIS
- a CDS encoding outer membrane lipoprotein-sorting protein, whose amino-acid sequence is MNRFRKPFNLLLTAWLLTSATAIYAETAEEKGLAIAKESKARDIGWSDMQADMKMILRNKQGQESLREIRLKSLELESDGDKSLSIFDKPRDVKGTAFLSFSHPVGADDQWLYLPALKRVKRISSRNKSGPFMGSEFAYEDLTSFEVEKYSYKYIGDETVNGEESFKIEQYPADKNSGYTRRIVWLDKAEYRAQKTEFYDRKNSLLKTLTFDDYQQYLGKFWRANRYTMVNHQSGKSTVLDWQNYRFGTGLKDSDFNKNSLKRAR
- a CDS encoding MMPL family transporter, producing MKEKLFNFALKHPVWVILAALTFVLASAAGAGKLVFKSDYRVFFGEENPQLTAYEEMQKVYIKSDNVAFVLAPKDGNTFTSKHLEAIRQLTEAAWQVPYSTRVDSVTNYQYSWAEEDDLIVEDLALNPLSLNQAGVERVRHIATTEPLMVNKLVSPDGKVSVINVAIQLPGINPVEEVPEVTLKVREMTRDFLEKNPDFEVYLSGMVMMNNSFAESSLNDSATLIPLMFGIVILTMIVMLRTFSGTVSTVVVIISTILTTMGLAGWSGFYLTGPTASAPTMILTLAVADCVHILTTMFYEMRHGVEKRKAILDSLRINFQPIFLTSLTTAIGFLSMNFSDSPPFRDLGNLVAVGVMLAFVFSITIFPALLSLLPIKVKQVHEEKSDFMKGLAHFVVARRHLLLPVTALIMTAMMVFAPMNETNDDFVKYFDTSVPFRQATDFMQENLSGMTTLEISIESGVSSGVNAPAFLKTLDEFSTWLRGQPETDHVNTLSDTIKRLNRNMHGDDPSWYKLPDTQEMAAQYLLLYEMSLPYGLDLNNQLNVDKSSTRLIGTFKNITSNEQIALERRVYSWFSTNAPEYNVVVASPGLMFSHIGQRNIQSMLLGITMAILLISILLGIALKSVRFGLISLLPNLTPAAIGFGLWYLIDGRVGLALSVVAGMTLGIVVDDTVHFLSKYLHARRHRGADSHQAVEYAFGSVGRALWITTLVLVCGFMVLAQSSFKLNADMGLLTALTILIALAVDFFFLPPLLMKLDNESSTVSEGVNENEPVQETI